In one window of Pseudomonadota bacterium DNA:
- a CDS encoding electron transfer flavoprotein subunit beta/FixA family protein, producing MLKLIVCIKQVPMVSELNWDPRTGTLKRDLAEGMMNPACHHALEAALRLKDLHGGHITAITMGPPMAEEVLREAMAIGADRCILLTDKRLAGADTFMTSFILARAIEKECSNFDIILCGCHTSDSETAQVGPQLAEELKIPGAAYVEWLELKENILRMKRLSDNFLETMEMDLPGLVTVTTSHYQPRYVPLSGIQDAYDKCDIITLDADDLKLNIIGTKDSPTRILKVYSPCSEKKNIEMKGPAKKIAEELLDKFGRKIGGAIKKDLKAYEQEK from the coding sequence ATGTTAAAATTGATTGTATGCATAAAACAGGTGCCTATGGTATCGGAACTAAATTGGGATCCGCGTACAGGTACCTTGAAGAGAGATCTGGCGGAAGGCATGATGAATCCGGCCTGCCATCATGCTCTTGAAGCGGCATTGCGCTTAAAAGATTTACATGGCGGTCATATAACTGCTATTACAATGGGCCCTCCGATGGCGGAAGAAGTACTCAGAGAAGCCATGGCAATTGGTGCTGATCGCTGCATACTGCTTACTGACAAGCGTTTGGCAGGAGCCGACACCTTCATGACATCTTTTATCCTGGCTCGTGCTATTGAAAAAGAGTGTTCGAATTTCGATATTATCCTGTGCGGTTGCCATACAAGCGATAGTGAGACTGCGCAGGTTGGGCCTCAACTTGCCGAGGAACTGAAAATCCCTGGCGCGGCTTATGTTGAGTGGCTTGAACTTAAGGAAAATATTCTTCGCATGAAGCGTTTGTCCGATAATTTTCTTGAAACAATGGAAATGGATCTGCCTGGTTTGGTTACAGTGACTACCAGCCACTACCAGCCGCGTTATGTACCACTATCTGGGATTCAGGATGCTTACGACAAATGCGATATTATTACATTAGATGCTGATGATCTTAAGCTTAATATTATTGGTACAAAAGATTCTCCCACAAGAATATTGAAAGTCTATTCACCATGTTCTGAGAAAAAGAATATTGAGATGAAAGGTCCAGCAAAAAAAATAGCTGAAGAACTTTTAGACAAATTCGGACGAAAAATCGGTGGTGCAATTAAAAAAGATTTGAAAGCATACGAGCAGGAAAAATGA
- a CDS encoding acyl-CoA dehydrogenase family protein produces MNFNPCLKHKTVRKTVSKFVETELGPIAHEIDQNARFPVEVVEKMRALNFFGLQVPRKYGGAEMDSISYAIVIEEISRVCAAMGLCITVHNSVGTNPIAQFGTKEQKEKFLPPLASGEIIGAFCLTEANAGSDAGGVETTAVEDGDDYVINGTKIFVTNGGICGSALIFAITDSENQRSTSSVLIAEKNTPGFFVGEIEDLCGMRANPVSSLFFEDCRVPKSNLLGRKGDGLKIGLSTLDSGRIGIAAQALGIAQAAFDDALKYSKERQQFKKPLSNFQTIQNYLADMATEIDAARLLLYRACVFKDSGKAFGAEAAMAKLYCSTLASRVTGLAVQIHGGYGYSKEYDVERYFRDAKVTEIYEGTSEVQRMVIARSLLSKPT; encoded by the coding sequence TTGAATTTTAATCCCTGTTTAAAACATAAAACTGTGCGTAAAACCGTGAGCAAATTTGTTGAGACAGAACTTGGCCCTATTGCTCATGAAATTGATCAGAATGCGCGTTTCCCAGTGGAAGTAGTCGAAAAAATGCGGGCATTAAATTTTTTCGGCCTTCAGGTTCCAAGAAAATACGGTGGAGCCGAGATGGACAGTATCAGTTATGCAATTGTTATCGAGGAGATATCACGTGTTTGTGCTGCCATGGGGCTTTGCATAACTGTTCATAACAGTGTGGGAACTAATCCCATTGCACAATTTGGAACCAAAGAACAAAAAGAAAAATTTTTACCGCCACTTGCAAGCGGAGAAATAATTGGTGCTTTTTGCCTTACCGAAGCAAACGCAGGTTCTGATGCAGGTGGAGTTGAAACCACTGCAGTTGAAGACGGCGATGATTATGTTATTAACGGCACCAAAATATTTGTTACAAATGGTGGAATCTGCGGTTCAGCTCTTATTTTCGCTATAACCGATTCGGAAAATCAGCGCAGTACAAGCAGCGTGCTAATAGCAGAAAAAAATACGCCCGGATTTTTTGTAGGAGAAATTGAAGACTTGTGCGGTATGCGGGCTAATCCTGTTTCTTCTCTGTTTTTTGAGGATTGCCGGGTTCCAAAAAGCAATTTGCTCGGACGCAAAGGAGATGGTCTGAAGATCGGACTTTCTACACTTGATTCAGGCCGTATAGGCATCGCCGCCCAGGCTTTGGGCATAGCACAGGCAGCTTTTGATGATGCTCTTAAATATTCAAAAGAACGGCAACAATTTAAAAAACCGTTAAGTAATTTCCAGACTATTCAAAATTATCTTGCGGACATGGCAACCGAAATTGATGCCGCCCGTTTACTCTTATACAGAGCCTGTGTTTTTAAAGATTCAGGAAAGGCTTTTGGTGCAGAAGCTGCAATGGCTAAATTATATTGCAGTACGCTGGCTTCACGTGTAACCGGCCTTGCTGTCCAGATTCATGGCGGATATGGTTACAGTAAAGAATATGATGTGGAACGCTATTTCAGGGATGCAAAAGTTACTGAGATTTATGAAGGAACCAGCGAAGTGCAGCGCATGGTAATAGCGCGTTCTTTGCTTTCAAAACCAACGTAG
- a CDS encoding Rne/Rng family ribonuclease: MYKKIVVNVCEHETRVALLEDGTIAEFFIERGNISDIAGNIYKGRVQRVLPGMQAAFIDIGINQAAFIYVDDLNVNSFDELNPFNSDELQTEDNANLHHESAHPFKKNHDIKIGDLITEGQEVLAQVAKPPIGTKGARATSYATLPGRFLVLMPNSDHIGISRRIENETERTRLKEMVISLRKDHFGYIVRTAAEGIQEESLLNEMSFLINIWKNVQEKYQKTSAPSLLHKELTVCLRAARDLLMHEAEKMIIDSRPDYESVLSFLDTFMPSLKSSVELYEGHEPIFDAYNLEGDISRAIRRKIWLKSGGYIVIEHTEALVAIDVNTGRYVGKHNLEETILKTNLEAVKEIAYQIRLRDIGGIIIIDFIDMEKKQNQEKVFNAFKEALSKDKSKTNILPISEMGLIQMTRKRIRSPLIQALSEPCFYCEGEGKLLSKQTICYNIYREIQRESLDMAGSKVALHVHPEIAELLHVEESHLISSLEKMIGRQIVIYPEHEYHLQEFEIVEIL; this comes from the coding sequence ATGTATAAGAAGATTGTTGTAAATGTCTGTGAGCATGAAACAAGGGTAGCCCTTCTTGAAGACGGAACCATTGCGGAATTTTTTATTGAACGGGGAAACATTTCCGATATAGCCGGAAACATTTATAAAGGAAGAGTGCAAAGAGTGTTGCCGGGAATGCAGGCTGCTTTTATCGATATAGGCATTAACCAGGCTGCTTTTATATATGTCGATGATCTGAATGTGAATAGTTTCGATGAGCTTAACCCTTTTAATTCCGATGAATTACAAACAGAAGACAACGCAAATTTGCACCATGAATCAGCTCATCCTTTTAAGAAAAATCATGATATTAAAATTGGAGATCTAATTACTGAAGGCCAGGAAGTGCTGGCCCAGGTTGCGAAGCCGCCTATCGGCACCAAAGGCGCGCGTGCTACTTCCTACGCAACACTTCCGGGAAGATTTTTAGTACTTATGCCGAATTCGGATCATATCGGGATATCCAGGCGTATAGAGAATGAAACGGAAAGAACCCGTTTGAAAGAAATGGTTATTTCTTTAAGAAAAGATCATTTCGGATATATTGTAAGAACTGCTGCTGAAGGAATTCAGGAAGAAAGTCTTCTAAATGAAATGAGCTTTCTTATTAACATATGGAAGAATGTTCAGGAAAAATACCAAAAGACTTCAGCCCCGTCATTGCTTCACAAGGAACTTACAGTTTGCCTGCGCGCCGCCAGAGATCTTCTGATGCACGAAGCGGAAAAAATGATAATTGATTCACGTCCCGATTATGAATCGGTTCTTTCATTCCTTGATACTTTCATGCCTAGCCTAAAAAGTTCGGTAGAGCTTTATGAAGGTCATGAGCCTATTTTTGATGCATATAATCTTGAAGGGGATATTTCACGTGCCATAAGAAGAAAGATCTGGTTAAAATCCGGTGGTTATATAGTAATTGAGCATACGGAAGCCCTTGTTGCAATTGACGTAAACACAGGTCGTTATGTAGGAAAACATAATCTGGAAGAAACTATATTAAAGACCAACCTTGAAGCTGTAAAAGAAATTGCTTACCAGATACGTTTAAGGGATATAGGTGGTATAATAATAATTGATTTTATCGACATGGAAAAAAAGCAAAACCAGGAAAAAGTATTTAACGCTTTTAAGGAGGCTCTATCTAAAGATAAAAGCAAAACGAATATTTTGCCTATTTCGGAAATGGGATTAATACAAATGACAAGAAAAAGGATTAGATCCCCATTGATACAGGCTCTTTCCGAACCTTGTTTCTACTGTGAGGGAGAAGGGAAGCTTTTATCCAAGCAAACTATTTGTTATAATATTTACAGAGAAATTCAAAGGGAATCTCTTGATATGGCCGGCAGCAAAGTTGCTTTACATGTTCACCCGGAAATAGCAGAGCTTCTTCATGTGGAAGAAAGCCATCTTATAAGCTCACTTGAAAAAATGATAGGAAGACAAATTGTAATATATCCGGAACATGAATATCATTTACAGGAATTTGAAATAGTTGAAATATTATAG